From a single Glycine soja cultivar W05 chromosome 19, ASM419377v2, whole genome shotgun sequence genomic region:
- the LOC114400391 gene encoding nuclear transcription factor Y subunit C-3-like — translation MDHQGHSQNPSMGVVGSGAQLAYGSNPYQPGQITGPPGSVVTSVGTIQSTPAGAQLGQHQLAYQHIHQQQQHQLQQQLQQFWSNQYQEIEKVTDFKNHSLPLARIKKIMKADEDVRMISAEAPVIFARACEMFILELTLRSWNHTEENKRRTLQKNDIAAAITRTDIFDFLVDIVPREDLKDEVLASIPRGTMPVAGPADALPYCYMPPQHASQVGAAGVIMGKPVMDPNMYAQQSHPYMAPQMWPQPPDQRQSSPEH, via the coding sequence ATGGATCATCAAGGGCATAGCCAGAACCCATCTATGGGGGTGGTTGGTAGTGGAGCTCAATTAGCATATGGTTCTAACCCATATCAGCCAGGCCAAATAACTGGGCCACCGGGGTCTGTTGTGACATCAGTTGGTACCATTCAATCCACACCTGCTGGAGCTCAGCTAGGACAGCATCAACTTGCTTATCAGCATATtcatcagcaacaacaacaccagCTTCAGCAACAGCTCCAACAATTTTGGTCAAACCAGTACCAAGAAATTGAGAAGGTTACTGATTTCAAGAACCACAGTCTTCCCCTGGCAAGGATCAAGAAGATTATGAAGGCTGACGAGGATGTTAGGATGATATCAGCCGAAGCACCAGTCATCTTTGCAAGGGCATGTGAAATGTTCATATTAGAGTTAACCCTGCGTTCTTGGAATCACACTGAAGAGAACAAAAGGCGAACACTTCAAAAAAATGATATTGCTGCTGCAATCACAAGGACTGACATCTTTGATTTCTTGGTTGACATTGTGCCTCGTGAGGACTTGAAAGATGAAGTGCTTGCATCAATCCCAAGAGGAACAATGCCTGTTGCAGGGCCTGCTGATGCCCTTCCATATTGCTACATGCCGCCTCAGCATGCGTCCCAAGTTGGAGCTGCTGGTGTTATAATGGGTAAGCCTGTGATGGACCCAAACATGTATGCTCAGCAGTCTCACCCCTACATGGCACCACAAATGTGGCCACAGCCACCAGACCAACGACAGTCGTCCCCAGAACATTAG